ACAAATGAGTCAAATGATTCTGCCCTATCAGGTGCAGTACATTGCAGAGCAGAGTGGGCAGGTGGGGGTTCTCCTCCCCACAAAGCACATGCATATTTTGCCAAACAAAAGGTGCTTTGTGAACCATGCaattccttcctccttcctcttGCTTCTGTCTCATTGAATGCTAGGAATCCTGCTGTGCATTTCTACATCCGTAAACTGCTGAACATTTTCTGTGCTTTCTGGAGAGGTGGTGATTGGGGAGATCACGTGCTTTAAGCGCAAGAGCATGGTGAAGAGCAGTATGAGAAGGATGGCCAGGAGCGTTAGGAACAAGCCAACATACATGTACAGGTTGGCATATTTATCTGCTGTTGTGTTTACTTCTGTAGACAGGGTTGGCAAGTGGACACGGCCAGTAAGATTTCCAcggtatttaaaataaatctcagTCATTGCTCACTCTCAGGTTTTGTCCATTTTCTCTATTCACCGTTAAAATGTTGCCTTCCTTCACCCATTTCATGAAGAAAATCCAGAAAGGGAATTTACACCTGAAAGTGAATTCTGACCAGAGTTCTGTAGAGAAAGCACAGTTGTGTTGGTTATGAGACCTTCACTCCTCTTGGTTAAGCAAACTGCTCTACAGGAGCCTTTGGAAGTAATTTCTCACATGCCCCTGTTAGagactattttttgttgttaTAACTTCTTATGCTGTCAGAGTTTTAATTTGCCCAAATCTCTTTAGTCCTCTTCTGGAACTGACAGATCTAAGTTGCTGCCAGGCTTAGCTCTATACAGGCTTTCGTTTTTGAACAAAGGAGGTGAATTTTCTGCCAACCTATCACATTGCAGATGATTTATTCCTGGGTGATCTGGCAAGCTTGTTTTATCTCTTGCTAATATGGTTGATGATCTCCACTCTCCAGAGTTATGGGTGTCAGTGATTAGATGAAGGAGAGTTTGGAAAAAAACAGGGTCTTTTCCACTTTCCACATTGAACTGATTCTGTCATTAGGATCAGTTAAAAACTCTTCCTTTCtaaaagggaaagagagaacaaaaagaattattaaacccagtttgtacTGTACTCTCATCATACCAACCTGACAGATAAAGGGATAACATGAAACTGATATCTGATCTGATCGCTATTAGAGCATTGCATTTCCAGGGGTACTAAGTGAATTTGCTGACGTGGTCCTGTGAGCCATTCGGCAATCCAGAAGAGCATTATGTGTTTACAAAGGCTCTTTACACCTTTAGAGGAAGGGTACTGTTACCCTGCAGAATTCACTTTTGTTTCCTATTCTAGTATTCTGTGctttgtgggcagggccggctccagcttttctgccaccccaagcggccaaaaaaaaaaaaaaaaaagacgagcggcggcacttcggcggcagctcaaagagtaaggcttggtctacactaccccccctaattcgaactaaggtacgcaacttcagctacgtgaataacgtagctgaagttcgaagtaccttatttcgaattagttgaaacttaccttggtccacactcggcaggcaggctcccccgtcgactccgcggtactcctctcggcgagctggagtaccgcagtcgacggcgagcacttccgggttcgacttatcgcgtccagactagacgcgataagtcgaacccagaagttcgatttccagccgtcgaacttgccggtaagtgtagccaaggcctaagagagggaatgagggatctgccgccgaagacccagacatgcCACCCCAATACcagacggagtgccgcccctttgaattggccgccccaagcacctgcttcctacgttggtgcctggagccggccctgtgtgtgggTTAGGGAAACACCCACTGATTATACAGATGTGGGCCATTAAAACTAATGGAGGAAAAGATATGAACCCCACTGCCTTCCTACACATAAAACTCTGCATGTCTCAGCTATAACTTGAGAACTCGGATACTGCTGGCACAGAGTGTCCTATGAGCACTGTGAAGAAGACTGCTGAAGCTCTGCCAATGTGGACTGGGTCCTGTGTGAAAATGCCCGCTTACCTCCCACAAGCAAAGCTGGTCAAAAAGGGGATTTCCATCccgtgggaaattctgacatttcaaaacctGATCTCATTCCAAATTGTAACAATTAAAAATTTCTCATGCAACAGAAATTCCAAAAATATTTCTCTTAGGAAACCTCAAAACGTTTTGTTTTGATGAGGTAAAAATTTTTTGTTAATGCTGAAACGCAATGTAAAATATCTAATATGCacacattaaatattaaaatgtaaaagtctaaatgaaacaaagttgaaagaaaacatttcaacgagggctgtcgattaatcacagttagcacacgtgattaactcaaaaaaattaattgtgattcaaaaaattaataatcattaattgcagttttaatcacactgttaaacaatagaataccaatttaaatttattaaatattttggactttttctacattttcatatatattgtattctgtgttgtaattgaaatcaaagttttgattataaatatttgcactgtaaaaacaataaacaaaagaaatagtatttttcagttcacctcatacaagtactgtagtgcaatctttgttgtgaaagtgtaacttacaaatgtagattttttgtttgttacataactggattcaaaaacaaaacaatgtaaaacttcagagcttacaagtccactcagtcctactttgtcttagtgattggctgaagaagaacaagtttgtttacatttacaggagataatgctgccctcttcttatttacaatgtcaccagaaaatgagaacaggcatttgcatgacactttggtagctggcattgcaaggtatttacgtaccagatatgctaaacattcatatgccccttcatgcttcggacacaattccagaggacatgcttccatgctgatgacactagTTACACATTTAATTAATGccttatttttttaactgaactcctggggggagaattgtatgatccctgctctgttttacccgcattctgccatgtatttcctgttatagcagtcttggatgatgacccagcacaacttgttcattttaagaacactttcactgcagatttgacaaaacgcaaaaaaggtaccaatgtgatgtttctgaagatagctacagcactcaacccaaggtttaagaatttgaagcgccttccaaaatctgagagggacgaggtgtggagcatgctttcaggtgtcttaaaagaacaacactctgatacggaaactacagaacccaaaccaccaaaaaagaaaatctaccTTCTGCTGGtcgcatctgactcagataatgaaaatgaacatgcgtcgatccacactgctttggattgttatcgagcaaaacctgtcatcagcatggatataTGTCCCctggaagggtggttgaagcatgaagggacatgcaaatctttagcgcatctggcacgtaaatatcttgcaatgccggctacaacggtgccatgagaacacctgttctcactttcaggtgacattgtaaacaagaagcaggcagtattatctcctgaaaatgtaaacaaacttgtttgtctgagtgattggctgaccaagaagcagggccggctccagggttttggccgccccaagcagccccccctcctccccccccaaaaaagctgcgatcgtgatctgcggtggcaattcggcggaaggtccttcgctccaagcgggagtgagggaccgtccgccaaattgccgccgaatagctggacctgctgcccctctctggagtggccgccccaagcacctgcttgccaagctggtgcctggagccggccctgccaagaagtaggactgagtgggcttgcaagctctaaaattttacaattgttttatttttgaatgcaggtttctttgtacataattctacatttgtatgttcaactttcatgataaagatgaATTGAaagatactatttcttttgtttttttacagtgcaaatacttgtaataaaaataaatataaagtgagcactgtacactttatattctgtgttgtaattgaaatcaatatatttgaaaatgtagaaaacattcaaaatatttaaataaatgatattctattgtttaacagtgtgattaatcgcgattactttttaaaattgtttgatGGCCCTAATTTcaacattattgaaacaaaacaaagtgaaacatcttaattttgatataaatacattttcagagggaaaagttatttatttatttatttatctatttattaaCCAGTTCTGCCGACAAGTCAGTGCCATATTCATCTCTGGAGGGAAGAAGGCTAGCTCTAATTCACTGTGGGTCCCATCAGTACTACCACTTAGCTGGCTTGGGGGTTATCGAAGGGCTGAACACACTGTCTCCACACCACTCCCAGCATTTGCTAGGATCCCCCTTTGTTTCAAacagtttaaaaacagaaaaaagataaCTTAAGGAatggtgggccagatcctgctggaAGATAGAAAGGTCAAACAGGGCTTTACTGCTGACTTAAATAGTcagctggggattcccctggAGTAATTCCTGAGTTGGGTATCTGGCTGTGTTCAACCCACTGGGAtgtaggggcaggaaggggcacgGTCAGAGCATGCTGCTGTGAGTCCTGTCGGGCCTTGAGCCAGCTCCTAAGTGGCCCTAAACCAGCCCCCATCGGCCCCATGATCTGGGGGAAGGCAAAATGGAATAAAGCCAtttttccagcacagctgggagtTTGATTGTTCTAGGGCTATTTGCAATGGGCAGAATGTTTCATATCATTTAACTTTAATATTTATGTAGTGCAATTTTTCTTTGTCTATTGAATGCTGCTTCACAGTAGACCAGATTAGAGGTGGAGGCAGTGTAGTGATGGTTACTGCTGAATAGTGCAAATCCCTGGGGACTAAGCATGCAACGTCCCCAGCAAGTTGCATTTCTGTGGCGCTGGCATGTGAAGGAACGGCACTAGGAATGaaaggtgggattttccaaaagcaCCTAAAAGACAAAGTCCCTTTAAAAGTCAATGAATTTGTGCATCTAAATCCCCTCGGTGCTCTTGAAAATCTCCCTTGAAATTCTCTCATCAGCAGTGTAGGACACAACCTTTGGGCCGTCAGTATAGCAAAAGCTTGTTTTACCCAAGTAGctaaaataattaatttgcaTTGTAGACGATCACATTTTATGCCAAATGAATTTCTCATGGCCAAGTTACAAGAAATCAAAGGTTTATAGGAAATGCTGAGAAATGCTCACTCACATTGGCACAGACAGCATTGTTATAATaaatgcagttttaaaacaagGCTGGTTTATCAGCACATAATTGTAGGCCTTCCTGAGGGCAGAGGATAAAATAAAACGGTATGTATTTTCAAAGTGTTTGGATTGTCCTTAGAAAGATATTATTTCTGAAAGTTTCAAACAGGCTTTATTATTCCTTTTTCTCTCCCCCAACCATCTTCTATCGATCTCCAGACTTCCCAGATGGCTTCAGCAAAAAAGCtccactgaaaacaaacaaaccccttggACTTCTGCAGATTGTGATCCCTGTGTTTGAGTCTGGTTTTACGTAGCATTGGCACatattattttaattgaattagGAGCATAAGGATGACATTTAAACTTCAGGAGCAGTCCATGGGCCAGATGTGCTACACTAGTGTATATCCAGAGTAACTCCTTCAGTTTAAGTTTATACCTATGCAAATGATACTCTCCACCTCCAATTTTGAAATCCACTTTTGAAAGCAGGAGTTCTTGTGATATTTTGGTGGATTCCCAGCTTTTTTCTCTTCCGAAGTTTCTTCCATTCTTATTACTTATTAACCTGTCCAGGAAGACTGGGGCAAAGCTGTTGCTGATGCAATTCCCCTGGAATTAGTGCAGTTGAACCAGAGATAAATCTGGTCCATTCCATGTTTTTTAAATACTTCAGCACTCCTGGAAAACCAGAATGTAACAATGTAAAGAACAaggcctagattttcaaaagtagctagTGATATTGGGTGCCTTGGTTTTGGAGCCCAAAATGATGCCCCAAAAGGGCGGGACttccagagggcaggtgctcagcactttctgaatatCAGAGTGCTTTATGTTGTCTCAAATTGAGCACCCAAAACTTGAGGCAGCCAAAATCACTGGTGACTTTGGAAATGTGTTTTCATAAGCCTGTATCTGTATAAAATACTATATAAAGACTTGTGAGGCCCACATTTCTAATTATTTGGACCGCCTCAAATATATATGTCAAATATAATATGGGTGCCTATCTCTAAAACAAAGTGGTTAGTAACACCGCTCACACATTATTCAAAAACTCAGTACTTTTCCATTCTTAACCTGAGGCGTGCCTATTTATCCTTCATATGAAAAACAGAAAGAGAGGAGACATCTGGGCGGTGATAGTACAAATGAATTCCTATCCAGTATGGGGTGAAGTTCACATTGGTGGAGACTGCCAGCAGAAGCACCCTGGACTATGTGAGCCCCATGCTGGAACCACTCCCCTATGTGCCACGGGGTCTCAGTGCTGTCCCCACATAGGCCAGCATGGAGAGCAGGGGCGGGCCAAGAGTCTCTGTTCCCAAGGATGCTGGCATCTTACCACACTAAATGGCATTGGTGTGGTGATTGTGGGAGCTGCCACTGCTATTTCAGCACACAGGCTGCAGCAGAGGACTTGAGGAATGAGGCTGTGCTACAGCCATGTACTTTGGCTCTGAGTGGGTGGGGGCAGTAAATTTCACTCCCATAATTCCCACACTTTGCCTGAGTAAAGCATGAATTTTCTCTGTAAAGAACAGACTCACTGTAGCTAGTAGGAAATACAAGATATGGAGGGAGCTTGTTTAAATACACCTACTTTAATACTATATGATTTCTCTGCCGCTGCCGAAGTGAAATCAATGTGTAGTCTGATATGCTATGAGTAAAGCGCAGAACATTGTCCTTACCCCATGTCTGCAGCTGTCTCAGCTGGTAGAGAAAACTGAAGTCTGCTTCTCTCCCTAAGGACCAGAGTGGCTAATGGCTTTACTTGCTTCTGAAAATTAGACTGTATAATGCTAAGCACATTAGGAGTTCAAATGCAACAATTAATTCCAAGCCAAGAATTTGAATTAATAAAAGTAAGAGATTAGTAGTGGAGATTTAGCATGGATTTTTATTACTTTTGTCTGATTAATATAGAATTGCAGGTAACATCAGGAGACTTCAGCTTCATTTGGACTGTTGAAAGTAGGGAAATTACCTATATCTTTTCCAGAAAGGATTCAGTTACCAAGGTCAGTCAAAGAGCATTTCACTGCTAAATATAAGAATTTGAAATGACTAGCAGGTATTTCAATGTGCAGATCTCTTTGGACACTTGCTTTAGTTTTACAAAGACTCTGTTATTCGCAGAAAAGGCACAGGAACAGAATTTCAAGGTATTTTCTATAGCCGTTTCATCCCGCTAGCTAGCCATGGAGGTTGTGTAACAGCAGGTAAGCAAATCTGATATGCAAAGATGCTGCACAAAGCCAATTTCCAAAGCAGGTTAAGATCTGAACTGTCTGATTCAGAACTGAGTAGGCAAagaccctccctgccctgccttggGAGCCTCCAAATTAATCGTCAGACTAACAGACACTTATTAAAGTGCAGTGCATCAGAAGTAGAAACCAAAGTCCCTAAAATCTAAGATGTTGATCAATATTTGTTAATTCAGAACAGGTTCTGACCTACTTGGAAAATATGGTCCAATCCTGAGAGCTGCTCACGCCCTCAGCACCCCATTGATGTTAGTGGATGAGGCCCCTTGATTCCAAACAGATAacaattttataattatttttgagaaattatttaaatcaagcaAGTTCTGTAGTTTAATAAAAAAAGTCAATAATGGAAATGGAGGCTTAAAACAAACTAACATTAGAGCACTTTCCCTCATCATACGTAACAGACATACAGAGGGCCAAGGTGCTGAACTCATTCACCTCCCAATGGAGCCAATAGGAGGTGAGGGGTCTCAGCACGCTCAGGATTGAGTTTGTTTGCCTTGCCTATATAGCAAAGGAAGAGAAATAATGATGTTCAAACCCTGCAACACAGAAAGTACGGCTAGGATAAAACCAATGCATAGCTAGACAACTGCAGTAAATGCTCTTATCTTAGCTAGATGCTTCCATTCCTTTACTTTCTTTCCACTGTCAGTTTAAGTTTTAATAGGTAGCAAACGATCATTGAAACTGAGGACAACTGTTGTGTTGTGTTGCTGTTCCATCCAGTACTAAAACTAccacagagaggtgagaacaggatTGATCAGGACAATTATTACAGTAAGAAGCGCAGTTCGAAACCACCACCGTGGGCTTTCCTAAGCTAGTAGTTCAATCCTCGTTTGCCTGGCTGGCAGAAGCAGAAAGACCCTGGTACAGAGCACAGTGTGCTTTATaagttacactttaaaaaaaaagtcaaataagCACAAAAAAGCATTGAAATGCCATTTCCACCCATTTCTTGCATTTTCCCCAGTGggaatttgggggcaggggtctcttcTTTCGTTGGCAGATGGTATACTTTTGTTTTGACGCCAGAGCGTAAACTAATGTGTCTAGCCTCAGCTGTGCCAACATGTAGGAAAATAATAGAGAATTTAAAAAGCATAATTACCTTTCCTAGCAAGCAGGATTGGTGGGGCTAATCATTCGAGCATCTGGTTTAGACCTTGGACTTGCTGAGAATTTGTCTAGGAACATCTCCCCCCACTAGCTAGGTCTTTGGAAGAAATATTTGCTGTCTTACTGCTGGAGCTCGAATATCTTCTTTCGAACAAGCACGCGAAGTGcactttctccttctctgctcttgaAGTAAATGTTTTGCTGCGTGATAGGCAGAGGCGACTCTTATTCCGGCTCTTGAGATGCCAGCTGACAGACTGATTTAACAGCATAAATGCTGATATTCTTCCTTCATTCAGCAAGGGAGGGTGCGGGGAGTCTTCTATTCATGTGCCTGAACGCTTGAATGGAAACCGCCTTAGCCAGACAGTTCCCTCcttcagctgctgctggcagttgtTAGATTGTAGAAGGAAAGGTAGCTCTCTAGCACTGCTTCTACCTCTCCTCaatagggagagagggaggagagaccAAGAGCAAAGAGGCTGCAAGCTACACTGTGAGCAAAGTTTGTGCAAGCCTTTCTTTAACTCTTTAGAGCCCATGGGCTGTAAACCAGTCCTGCCATTTGACCATGCTGCCAGATAAGAAGTAAGGCTTAACTGTGGAGGAGAGATTGGTTAACTTAGTTTCTTTGGAGAGTGCACAAGTTTTTATTTAATGCCTAAAGGTGTTTTTGCTAGAAAAAAATCTCCACTGCCTTTTTGAGTAGTAATCTAATGATTCCTTTTGTCTCTAGAATCAGTGTCATTTACAAGATGAGAACATTGTAATCGTACCTAAGCCTCCCTGGCTTCACCATACTGTGGACTGGAATGAGAAATGTCATTTCTACGCTTGGTATCTAGTGACTTTCTATTGGCTCTTTTCTGTGAGAACAGAGGCAAAGCTATGGTATAATGCCTTGGTTAGCACTTACATAGCACCTCTCCTCTGAGgagctcaaagcattttacaaacacaaATTAAGCTCCATAGACCCTCCGTGAGGTAGGTAAGTCTTTTCACCACTTGACGAATGTGGAAATGGAAGCACCGAAAGttttaagtgatttacccaagatcGCACAGTGAGTCAGGACAAGAACCAGAAATCTCAGTTCACTGCTCTAACCAgcaggccagtgtttctcaactctTTTCTGAGTGGTGGCCTCTTGTTCAAAGTCAAATCTTTTCAACTCCTTATGTTTACTGTACATGTAAAAATGCATCCGTGATAACAATAAGCCTatctaatgtgtgtgtgtgtgtgtgtgtgtgtgtgtggtgtgtgtgtttcaaaAGGTTGACACAGCATACTTGAGCTTGAAGGGTAAgggtgtgcagggagtgggggagtgagaTTTGATtgtaatacaattttcaatgctTTGCAATATCTCCCACCATTAACTTTCATGACCCCCGGGGGGATGGTGACAC
This region of Chrysemys picta bellii isolate R12L10 chromosome 9, ASM1138683v2, whole genome shotgun sequence genomic DNA includes:
- the SERTM2 gene encoding serine-rich and transmembrane domain-containing 2 — translated: MTEIYFKYRGNLTGRVHLPTLSTEVNTTADKYANLYMYVGLFLTLLAILLILLFTMLLRLKHVISPITTSPESTENVQQFTDVEMHSRIPSIQ